Proteins encoded by one window of Panicum virgatum strain AP13 chromosome 7N, P.virgatum_v5, whole genome shotgun sequence:
- the LOC120682333 gene encoding uncharacterized protein LOC120682333 has protein sequence MELDLPPQQVPQLTDLAAAIHHAAAAATALSTPSPSSHAAAAVAALRDAHAAIGSFLSRLDTAAALSCDDQPMAEGGQEPEEDGEGEHMVGEVEEGLRDCVLQGSKRRKRPVPPSWPLGRRKSGGCEAAEAAAAPVLDVEGRRRAAMNLLLQFHAWCVGGELLSCFVAVLYCLN, from the coding sequence ATGGAGCTTGATCTCCCGCCACAACAGGTCCCGCAGCTCacagacctcgccgccgccatccaccaCGCAGCGGCTGCCGCTACCGCGCTATCCACGCCCTCTCCGtcctcccacgccgccgccgcggtggccgccCTCCGCGACGCCCACGCCGCCATCGGCTCCTTCCTCTCCAGACTCGACACGGCCGCCGCGTTGTCCTGCGACGATCAGCCCATGGCGGAGGGCGGCCAGGAGCCGGAGGAAGATGGGGAGGGGGAGCACATGGTCGGGGAAGTGGAGGAGGGGCTCCGGGACTGCGTCCTGCAGGGGAGCAAGAGGCGGAAGCGGCCCGTGCCGCCGTCGTGGCCCCTAGGACGCCGCAAGAGCGGCGGTTGCGAGGCCGCagaggcggccgccgcgccggtgctGGACgtcgaggggcggcggcgcgcggccatgAATCTACTGCTACAGTTCCATGCTTGGTGCGTAGGAGGTGAGTTACTTTCGTGTTTCGTCGCAGTACTTTATTGTCTGAATTAA